ATTTTTTTCCTTTTAATAAATGATAGATGGCGCTTCCTGACCTTTCATTTTGAAAGGCGCTGATGCAGTCCATTATGAGAAGGTCAAGATAGTCAACAGACATGAAACCACCTGCCTTATTTTAGCTTATCCTGTCTATATTTTAGCAGATTTTCGTAGAAAGATAAGGTTTATTGTCTATTCGTCTGGGAAAAGGATATAGAGATAGGTGACGAAATCACTTTTCCCTTAGGAAAATGTTGAAATAAAACAATAACACCTATAGAATAAGTAATGAAGAATGGGTTTAAAATTGATAATTTTCGAATGAAACCCTTTATTTCGATATTGAACAGCTAGGGAGGTTATAAATCATGCCGAAATATACAATTGTAGATAAAGATACCTGCATTGCATGCGGAGCTTGCGGAGCGGCAGCACCTGATATCTACGACTACGATGATGAAGGAATCGCATATGTAACACTCGATGAAAATAAAGGGGTTGTAGAGGTTCCTGAAGTTTTAGAAGAAGATATGATGGATGCTTTTGAAGGATGCCCGACGGAATCAATTAAAGTCGCGGACGAACCTTTTGAAGGAGATCCGCTTAAATACGAATAAAATAAAACTTCCATACTTGGAAGTTTTATTTTTAAACATAAAGAAGCATCCTGATCTTAAAGACCAGGATGCTTCTTTATTATTTAAAAGCTTTTCGCTGATTCATAATCCAAGGGCGCATATTTGCAAAGATAATGGCAAATAGGATTGTAATAATCAGCCCCTTAATGACATTAAAAGGTAAGATACCAGCGACTATAGCAGTTCTTAATTCATCTGACGACAAGACTGGGAAATCAAAGAACCAAGTATAAGCGGGTAAAATCAAAAAGTAATTTAATACGCTCATGACAACGGTCATAATCAGCGTACCGACAGAAAGGCTGAACAAAATCCCCTTAGTGTTCTGCAGCCTTTTATATATAAATGCGACCGGCAGAATAAACAGGACTCCGGCAATAAAATTGGCTGCCTGCCCGATCGGAACCCCGGATCCTTGAAAAATGTAATGCAATATATTTTTTATCCCTTCCACCACAATACCCGCAACAGGTCCGTATAGCAAAGTAGCGAGAATTGCAGGAACATCGCTAAAATCAATTTTTAAATAGGTTGGCAATCCTGGAAAAGGAAAATTTAACATCATCAAAACAAATGCGATACTGCTCAACATACTTGTGACGACTAATTGCCTGACATTGCTCTTATTCAATTTTTTCTCTCCTTTTCGATCAATTCCTTCGAAAAGTGGAAATGTTCCATCTGACTGCGACACTAAAACCCCGTTTATTTGTAATAAACGGGGTTGAATCGACAGCAGATCAAATAAACGTCTAAAATGTTCCATTTTAAACGAATGAACCTCCATCTTCTCCCATCCAGACTATACTGTCGGCTTCGGAATTTCACCGAATCCTGCCCGAAAAAAAAGGCTCGCGGGCTTAAAGCAATATGCTTATCACCGCCGGTAGGGACTTTCACCCTGCCCCGAAGATTGATCAATATTTTTTAATATTATATACGTTTTGTGAAAATATGTACAGAATATTGTTTAATAATCGAGTATACTGTATAAGTACTATTAGAGCGCACCTCTGATTTTCGTATTTCCGAATAAAAATGATTCTGGCATTAGGAATACGTTACGAATATTTTCTTAGTTAATAAAGTCGCCCAAGAGGTTTAACGCTTTACTGCTTTACCTAAGCATTGACACTTTGAGTGTTTCTGTGATAAATTATCAATATTTATGAAGTATAATTAGGAGGAAATCTTACAATGTTTCGAGTGCTGGTCTCTGATAAAATGAGCAACGACGGGTTAAAACCCTTATTGAATTCTGAATTAATTGAAATCGTACAGAAAAACGTATCAGAAGTCGAAGATGAATTACATACATTTCATGGGCTTTTGGTAAGAAGTGCAACCAAGGTAACTGAAGATCTCTTTCAAAAGATGACTTCATTAAAAATTGTGGCACGCGCCGGGGTCGGTGTCGACAACATTGACATAGACGAAGCGACAAAGCACGGCGTAATCGTCATTAACGCTCCTAACGGCAATACCATTTCAACTGCAGAGCATACCTTTGCAATGTTTGCTTCTTTAATGAGACATATCCCCCAAGCAAATATTTCTGTGAAATCAAAAGAATGGAACCGGACAGCGTTTGTCGGTGCTGAACTTTATGGGAAGACATTAGGAATCGTCGGAATGGGAAGAATCGGAAGCGAGATCGCTTATCGGGCGAAAGCATTCGGAATGACGGTACATGTTTTCGACCCATTCCTTACCCAAGACCGCGCAGAAAAGCTAGGAGTGACTTCAAGTACATTTGATGAACTGCTGTCTGCTGCCGACATTATTACCGTCCATACCCCTTTAACAAAGGATACGAAAGGGCTTTTAAACAGAGAAACGATTGCAAAAACGAAAAAAGGCGTTCGCCTGATAAACTGTGCCCGAGGCGGGATCATTGATGAAGAGGCTCTTTATGAAGCATTGGAAAGCGGACAAGTTGCAGGTGCTGCATTAGATGTTTTTGAGGTAGAGCCTCCAGTGGACAATAAACTAGTGGATCACCCAAATGTTGTTGCTACTCCTCATCTTGGAGCATCTACAAAAGAGGCACAGTTAAATGTAGCTGCGCAGGTATCTGAAGAGGTTCTGCAATACGCTAAAGGCCAGCCAGTTCATTCGGCTATCAATTTGCCTGCCATGAGCAAAGATGCGTTCACCAAAATCCAACCGTATCATCAACTGGCTTCAAGAATCGGAAATCTTGTCTCTCAATGTATGCGGGAACCAGTTAAAGATGTTGCGATCGAATATGAAGGGTCTATTGAAGATTTAGAAACTTCCTTTATTACAAAAAGCCTTTTAGCCAGCTTTATCAGCCAACGCGTTGATTCCACTGTGAATGAAGTTAATGTTGGTATGATCGCCAGAGAACGAGGAATCAGCTTTAGCGAAAAGTTTTCAACTGCCGACAGCGGTTACGAAAACACTATTTCTGTAAAAGTAACAGGAGATTACTCTACATTTACTCTAATGGCTACACACATTCCTCACATTGGAGGACGAATCGTTTCTATAAATGGATTTACGATAGATTTCTATCCATCTGGCCACCTCATTTATATTCATCATCGTGATATGCCGGGAATTATCGGCAATGTTGGACAGATTTTGGGAGAACATGGAGTCAACATCGCTACGATGCAGGTAGGACGAAAAGAAAAAGGCGGAGAAGCAATCATGATGCTCTCGTTTGATCGCCAATTAGAAGAAGAAATTGTCGAAAAGCTGAAAAGCATATCTGACATAGTGTCTGTTCGTTCAATCGATTTGCCTAATTAATGATTCAATTTATGAGATCCTCAGCTATATGCTGAGGATCTTTTTAAATCGGATCAGTGATGACATATAGTTTTTGATTCATATGTATCACCGTAGTTTTAAGATTGTTCATGCGCTGCAATTTTTGAACGGACATTCCGTTTTTATTCGCTACGCTAAATAACGTATCTCCTTTTTTCACCACATACATTCTCGTTGACTCGCCATGTGCCGATAGAAAAAGCTTATCACCGGGAGCGATCGCTGCAGATTTAAGCTCATTTATTTTCATTAACTCAACAACTGTTGAATGATGTTCTTTTGCAATTGACCAAAGGGTATCCCCTTTTTTCACCGTTACGTCCATCAATTTCTTATTGTTCACACTTGTTTTTGCTTGTACAGGTACAGTTTGCTCTTGAAATTGGTCTTTTTTGATCATATGTAATGGATCAACCGCAAATCGTTTGTCCGGCGTCCAGTTTCCCCGATGCACTTCAAAATGAAGGTGTGTGCCTGTCGAGATACCCGTATTTCCGATAATCCCAATGACTTCGCCCCTTTTTACCTTTTCACCTTCACGATACATGCGTTTGCTTAAATGAGCATAAACGGTTTCATAGCCGTCTTCATGCGCCAAAAAAATCACATGTCCGTATGATGAAGAGTAATATGACTTTTCTACAACCCCATCATCTACGGCACGAATTTCTTCACCTTCTGAAGCAGCGATATCAATTCCCTTATGCTTACCTTCTCTTGTCCCAAATAAATCTGTGAGCTCTCCTTTTACCGGCTGTATCCAATCCTTCCCTTTTGATTCCTCAGCTATTGCAAAAGGCGTGCGCACAACTAAACAAAGCAGAAGAATTCCAGAGATGAGAAGACTTACAGCATGACAAAATTTCAAAAAGATTCCCTCCTAATATACTCATGACAGCTTAGTATTGGGAAAATATACTTTTTTTATACATGTATTCTTTCGTTCAACGTTATTAGAGAAAAATAAAAAAGACCCTAAAAAGGGCCTTCATCAATTTATTTTAATCGGATTCGGGGCAGCTGGAACATCTATTGGCTTTGTTACATCATATGACCCGATCCTTGTTTTCGATAAATTTGTGAAAAGAACCTGTTGATAGCCGAACTCCTTCGCTGTCAGCATTATCCCCTCAAGCATCGCCAGCTCATCTGCAGGTTGTATCTGTTCTTTTGTATCAGAAAAATTTACGATAAGTTCATGTCCTTCGCTTTGAACAGATTCAATGGACAAGCCGTCCGGCATAAGCGGCTTGATTTGTTCGGCTCCGAAGGCAATTTTCATTGAATCAAATGCTTCCTCGACTGTATTAAAAGACTGCTCAGTAGGCATGAGATATCTTTCGCCTGAATCGGTTTCATACTTAAGATAAGCATTTTTTTCTTGTATTTTTTCGATTTCTTCCATTCCTCCAAGCAAGTCGCCTGCTACACTTGCATTGCCTTTAATTTGAACTCTATCATACGGGCTCCATTTCATTGTTTCTTTTAGGAGCTTTTCAAACCATTGAGATTCAGCGGAAGATGAAAGATCATCATTTTTAGATAAGAAAACTGTAACCTCTTTATTGCCGCTATCCTCTTCAATCTTCATATTATCGTAAAAAGGAGGTTTAAATAAGCCAAGATCTTTCAGCTTTAGTTTGTCATATTTCTTTATAATATCATTTATGTTTTCCGTTTCGGTCGATTTTTCGATACTTACTGGAATAACGGACGCCATAGCAGCATCCGTAAATGCAACCGTGAAATAACGCTTTGCATCCCTTGCAGGAACGATCAGTGATTTTTCATTTGTCTCTTCAGAAGACTGCTCTAGCCCAGCATCCTTTTCAATCTCTTTTTGAAAAGTTACAGCTGAATCATCAGTAGATGCTTCCTCTTTCATTTGCAAATTGCTCTCAGATGATTCGGAAGCGTTTTGATTCCCTTTAAAAAATACAGGAGCAATAAGGAAAGCGAGAAAGAGAACAGCAAATGACGCTAGAACAGGCCACACCCAATGTTTATTCTTCTTTTTCTCTTGCTTAGCCATGAGAAGCTGCTTATATACCTGTTGAGCTGAACGTTGGTCCTTAACTGTTGGAAGTTGATTTAGTAATACCTTTATCCGTTCTTCGTTCCACTCGTTCTTCTTCAAATCCCTGTTCCTCCTTCAAAAGCTCCAGATGTTTGCGAAGTGATTTTAAACCTCTATGCTGTGTTGTTTTTACTTTGCTTTCAGAGAACGTCAACGCCTCAGCCGTTTCGGATATCGAAAACCCATGGATAAATCTGAGAATAATAACCGATCTTTGGTCGATCGTACATTCATCTAATGCATTGTAAATTTCCTGCAAATTTTCATTTTGCTCAACCAATTCATCTGGAAGCTGCTGCGAGTCTTTGATTTCCTGCTTATCCCAATCGAAAGTCCCGAGCATTCGCTGCCTTAATGTTTGCTGCTTTCTAAACCAATCAATGGCGACGTGCCTTGCAATCGATAGCAGCCAGGTTTTTTCACTGCTCCTGCCTTCAAAGTTTTTATAGGATTTAAGCACTCTTATGTATACTTCTTGAACTAGATCCTCAGCTTGAGATTTATCTTTCACCATATAGAATAAAAATTGGAATATATCGTTGTGGTAGTTTTCATATATTCTTTGAAAGGTTTCTTCCAAAGGAAAAACCTCCGTTCACATTATTGTCGTATGCAACTAAAAAAAGTTACATTACAACTATATTACGCGAGTGAAAGAATTGAAAGGAAAAATCCCTTAATTTTATCTTAATATTCCAATTCCCTCCCAGGTAAAACGGTCTATGTTTCGCATGAAACAAGATTGTTCGTCAAAACTAGACAAATGAAATATCCGTGAAGCATTTTCCTTCACGGATCATCATTTGTTCTTTTCAAAACCGTAAATGCGGAAGGATAAGGTGAGGCCAATCCTAGCTTTTACAGGCAGTAGTTCTACCAATTAGACTTCTTTATTGGCCTAAATCCCACTGCCCGTTAATGCGGTATGAATAAAGTGAATTGCGTTCCTTCATTTAGCTTGCTGTGAACATGAATCGTCCCATTATGGGCATTCACGATATTTTTTACGATCGCAAGACCTAAGCCTGTTCCTGCTTCCCCTCTTGTTCTGGCTTTATCCGCTTTATAAAAGCGTTCAAAAATGTACGGTAAATCGTCTTCTGAAATTCCTAATCCTGTATCGGATATTTCAATTTTCAGGCCTTCATTCAAAGTTCGGACATTCACCGACACGCATCCGCCCTTTTCTGTATGGCGAATGGCATTATCGATTAAATTCGTCAGCACCTGTTCGATTTTATCCGGATCCATTTGGAATAACCCTTGTGATAACTCCAGATTACTAGTCAAGGAAATGTCTTTCTCCTTTGCGATCCCCTGGAACTTGCGAAGAACTTTCACAAAGAACTCTTTTAGTTCAACAGATTCATATGAAAGTGCAATATGACCGGCTTCCATTCTTGCCAGATCAAGCAAATCGTTCACGAGCCGGCCCATGCGGAGCGATTCCTCATGAATCACCTTGGCGATTTCTTTTTTCTCGTTTTCTGAGCTAGCAATATCGTCAACAATCGCTTCACTATAGCCTTGAAGCATAGAGATCGGCGTTCGCAATTCATGGCTGACATTCGCAATAAAATCTTTTCTGAGCTTTTCCAACGTTCTCTCTTCTGTCATATCGCGCAATACGGCTACAGCGCCTCTCACATCCGTCTGGTTATACAGCGGGCTCATCAGTAATACCCAGCTTCTGTTCTGGAGCGTTATTTCGACTACTTGCTCTTTTTCCGTACTGACCGCTCTCTGAAACACTTCATTTGCTTCGGGAGGCAGCTCTTCGCCTTCCTTTACGTCCATATTTCTCTCGTAATACCACGACTGCAAAAAACGTTCAGCAGGTGGGTTAGTCATTAAGATCGTTCCGTCAATATTAATTGTAATGACGCCATCGGCCATACTGCTTAATATGTTGGATAAGTGCTCTTTCTCCTGATTCAATGCCGTAATATGAAATTTCAATTGCCTTCCCATTTGGTTAAAGGCAACAGCAAGCTCGCCAATTTCATCATTTGTCAGCTTCGGAATCTTCGTATGGAATTTTCCCTTAGCGAGTTCCTGGGCGCTTTCTTTCATTTTTCTAAGTGGATAGGTGACACGGCTCGATAAAAAGAAGGCAAACACGGTTGTAAGAATAATGGCAATTCCTGCGGCCAAAACAATATATCGTGTCGTATGTGCCGTCGTATCTTTCACCGCAAGAAGAGATTGGGATAAGAAAACCATCCCTTGCTGGCTGCCGGAATCATACGGAACACCTACAATCAGCCGTTCATCCTTATCTCCGCTTTCATGGTCCTTTCGTTTGCTCACTCTTTTGTGACTGGCAAGCGCCTGCTTAAGCTCGGGATCACCGTTTATTTCCTGTAATGTAATAGAGCTCGGAAGGTCTTTTTTTCCGGGAGAATACCAATATTCTTTTTCATTTTCCACAATGGCAATGCTTGTCAGCTCGTCTGCTAATTCCCAAGCAATCGATCTTGCTTGGCTCTGGTCCTCATGATTTCCAAGGATAACCGCCACTTTGTTTGCAAGCTGTGTTAATTCATTTTCTGCCTCTTCAACATGATAGTTTTCGATAAATTCAAGCAGCAGGATAGTCAAAATGAATAATACGAAGGAGACGAGGAGAAGAATGGTAATCCAAAGCTTTCCGACAACACTCTTCCAAAATTTCATTCAGCCCCGACCTCAAATTTATACCCCACTCCCCAAACGGTCACAATCTTTTTGGCTGCTTCCGGAGAAACCTTGCTCAGTTTTTCGCGAAGTCGCTTAACGTGTGTGTCGACTGTCCGTAAATCACCAAAAAAATCATACTGCCAAACTTCTTTGAGAAGCTTTTCTCTATCAAATACCTTATCCGGTGATTTAGCTAAAAAATAGAGAAGCTCGTATTCCTTCGGAGTCAGGCTGACATCAGTTCCATCAGCAGTGACTCTGTGCGCATCATGGTCAATCGACAAATGGGGAAAGACAAGAACATCCTTGGCTGTCGTTTCCGTGGTTAAATAAGAAGTTCTTGAAGATCTTCTTAGCAATGCCTTTACTCTCAATACAACTTCTCTCG
This window of the Bacillus gobiensis genome carries:
- the serA gene encoding phosphoglycerate dehydrogenase encodes the protein MFRVLVSDKMSNDGLKPLLNSELIEIVQKNVSEVEDELHTFHGLLVRSATKVTEDLFQKMTSLKIVARAGVGVDNIDIDEATKHGVIVINAPNGNTISTAEHTFAMFASLMRHIPQANISVKSKEWNRTAFVGAELYGKTLGIVGMGRIGSEIAYRAKAFGMTVHVFDPFLTQDRAEKLGVTSSTFDELLSAADIITVHTPLTKDTKGLLNRETIAKTKKGVRLINCARGGIIDEEALYEALESGQVAGAALDVFEVEPPVDNKLVDHPNVVATPHLGASTKEAQLNVAAQVSEEVLQYAKGQPVHSAINLPAMSKDAFTKIQPYHQLASRIGNLVSQCMREPVKDVAIEYEGSIEDLETSFITKSLLASFISQRVDSTVNEVNVGMIARERGISFSEKFSTADSGYENTISVKVTGDYSTFTLMATHIPHIGGRIVSINGFTIDFYPSGHLIYIHHRDMPGIIGNVGQILGEHGVNIATMQVGRKEKGGEAIMMLSFDRQLEEEIVEKLKSISDIVSVRSIDLPN
- a CDS encoding response regulator transcription factor, coding for MEQAEEIKILVVDDEARIRRLLKMYLEREDYQIEEAENGDEAIEKGLSTDYDLILLDLMMPGTDGIEVCRVIRDKKATPIIMLTAKGEEANRVQGFEVGTDDYIVKPFSPREVVLRVKALLRRSSRTSYLTTETTAKDVLVFPHLSIDHDAHRVTADGTDVSLTPKEYELLYFLAKSPDKVFDREKLLKEVWQYDFFGDLRTVDTHVKRLREKLSKVSPEAAKKIVTVWGVGYKFEVGAE
- the sigX gene encoding RNA polymerase sigma factor SigX gives rise to the protein MEETFQRIYENYHNDIFQFLFYMVKDKSQAEDLVQEVYIRVLKSYKNFEGRSSEKTWLLSIARHVAIDWFRKQQTLRQRMLGTFDWDKQEIKDSQQLPDELVEQNENLQEIYNALDECTIDQRSVIILRFIHGFSISETAEALTFSESKVKTTQHRGLKSLRKHLELLKEEQGFEEERVERRTDKGITKSTSNS
- a CDS encoding ferredoxin, coding for MPKYTIVDKDTCIACGACGAAAPDIYDYDDEGIAYVTLDENKGVVEVPEVLEEDMMDAFEGCPTESIKVADEPFEGDPLKYE
- a CDS encoding ECF transporter S component; translation: MNKSNVRQLVVTSMLSSIAFVLMMLNFPFPGLPTYLKIDFSDVPAILATLLYGPVAGIVVEGIKNILHYIFQGSGVPIGQAANFIAGVLFILPVAFIYKRLQNTKGILFSLSVGTLIMTVVMSVLNYFLILPAYTWFFDFPVLSSDELRTAIVAGILPFNVIKGLIITILFAIIFANMRPWIMNQRKAFK
- a CDS encoding M23 family metallopeptidase gives rise to the protein MKFCHAVSLLISGILLLCLVVRTPFAIAEESKGKDWIQPVKGELTDLFGTREGKHKGIDIAASEGEEIRAVDDGVVEKSYYSSSYGHVIFLAHEDGYETVYAHLSKRMYREGEKVKRGEVIGIIGNTGISTGTHLHFEVHRGNWTPDKRFAVDPLHMIKKDQFQEQTVPVQAKTSVNNKKLMDVTVKKGDTLWSIAKEHHSTVVELMKINELKSAAIAPGDKLFLSAHGESTRMYVVKKGDTLFSVANKNGMSVQKLQRMNNLKTTVIHMNQKLYVITDPI
- a CDS encoding ATP-binding protein, whose amino-acid sequence is MKFWKSVVGKLWITILLLVSFVLFILTILLLEFIENYHVEEAENELTQLANKVAVILGNHEDQSQARSIAWELADELTSIAIVENEKEYWYSPGKKDLPSSITLQEINGDPELKQALASHKRVSKRKDHESGDKDERLIVGVPYDSGSQQGMVFLSQSLLAVKDTTAHTTRYIVLAAGIAIILTTVFAFFLSSRVTYPLRKMKESAQELAKGKFHTKIPKLTNDEIGELAVAFNQMGRQLKFHITALNQEKEHLSNILSSMADGVITINIDGTILMTNPPAERFLQSWYYERNMDVKEGEELPPEANEVFQRAVSTEKEQVVEITLQNRSWVLLMSPLYNQTDVRGAVAVLRDMTEERTLEKLRKDFIANVSHELRTPISMLQGYSEAIVDDIASSENEKKEIAKVIHEESLRMGRLVNDLLDLARMEAGHIALSYESVELKEFFVKVLRKFQGIAKEKDISLTSNLELSQGLFQMDPDKIEQVLTNLIDNAIRHTEKGGCVSVNVRTLNEGLKIEISDTGLGISEDDLPYIFERFYKADKARTRGEAGTGLGLAIVKNIVNAHNGTIHVHSKLNEGTQFTLFIPH